Within Sorangiineae bacterium MSr11367, the genomic segment GGGCGGTACGCGTTCTTGGCCGGGGACCAGTAGCCGGTTCCCGAGGCATCGCCGCGATCCGTCGTGGGGGACTTGCGCCCGCCGAGCAACCACGTCAGCCAGTCGTGCGGCAAGAGCACGGTGGCCGTACGCGCGGCGTTGGCCGGCTCGTGTTCGGCCAGCCAGCGCAACTTCGTCACCGTCATGGAGGCCACGAGGACGCTTCCAAGAAGCGACGCGCAGGCGGCCGGGCCGCCCAGATCGTTCACGATGGCCGCAGCCTGCGGTGCCGAGCGCGTATCGTTCCACAGGATCGCGGGCCGGATCACCGTACCGCCCGCATCCAGCACGACCATGCCGTGTTGTTGCGCCGCCACGGCCACCGCCGCCGCGCGCCGGAGCAAGCCATTGGCCTGCTCCAAGGCGAGCTGCCAATGCCGTGGATCGCACTCGGTGCCGTTGGGGTGCGGTGCGGACGCTTGGTCGACCACCGCGCCGTCACGGGCGCGGCAGAGCACCACTTTCGTCGATTGCGTGGACGAATCGATACCTGCTACCAATGGTTCGCTGCTCATAAGGCCTCTTTTGTAGCGAAATCGAATTCGTAAACTATATGGACAAATGATGGCGATCAAGGCCGGCGAGCAAGGATGGGGCGTTGGCCCCGTGCGTCATGGGACCATGCGCGACCGCAACCTTGCGCTCGTGCTGGACCAGATCGTGCGTCATCAACGCATCACCCGCGCCCGGCTGGCCGAGATGACGGGATTCACCAAAACCACCGTCTCGAACCTGTTGGCGGTGCTGGTGGATGCGGGGCTCGTTCGCGAAGGCGGCATCTTGTACGAGGGAGAGCGCCGCGGGCGGCCGGGAACGGCCGTCTCCGTTCACGGGGCAGGTGCCGCCGGGCTCGGTCTCGAGATCAACGTCGACTACCTCGCGGCGTGCGTGGTCGATCTCGCGCGGCGCGTGCGCTACCGGCACGTGGTCGCGGCGGATCACCGCGGCCGCCCCCCCGAAGCGGTGGTGGAATCGCTGGCGAGGCTCGCGGAAGAGGCCCTCGGCTCGGCGTCGCACCAAGGGCTCTCGGTGGCCGGGGCCACGGTCGCCTTACCGGGCCTGCTCGATCGCGAACGCGGGTTTTTGCGCCGTGCGCCCAACCTGGGATGGAGCGACGTTCCGGTGCAAAAGCTTCTTCAGGAAGGCTTGCCCGAGCTTCGGCTCGCGGTCGAATACGACAACGAGGCCAACCTTGCGGCGTTGGGGGAGCTCTGGTTTGGCGCGGGTGCCCAGCTCGGGGACTTCGTGCACGTGTCGGGCGAGATCGGCATTGGCGCCGGCATCGTGGTCGGCGGAAACGTCTTCCGCGGGGCGCACGGATTCGCTGGCGAACTCGGTCACATCGTGGTGGAGCCGGGCGGGGCGCGGTGCGGGTGCGGCGCACGCGGTTGCCTGGAGCAGATGGCGGGGCAGGAGGCCATCTTGCGCGCGGCGGGGCTCGATGCCGTGGCGGTCACGTCGGCGGCGAGCGCGGGTGGGTCGATTGCGGCGTTGGTCGATCGGCTCGCGAAGGGGGACGATCGCGCGCGAAGCGCCGTGCGGAGGGCAGGCAAGGCGCTGGGCGCGACGCTCGCGGCGGTGGTCAATCTGTTCGATCCCGACGCCATCGTGCTCGGCGGCATCTTTTCCCCGCTGGCACCATGGGCCAAGCCGTCGATCGAGAAAGCGCTCGCGAAGGGGGCGGGCACCTTGCGCGATGTGCTGCCGCCGCTGGTCGTCTCGGAGCTCGCGGGGGGCGCGGCCGTGCTGGGCGCCGCGGGAAGCGTCGCCTCCCGCGTCACGGCCGATCCCGCGTTGCTGCTGGAGGAATAGACTACGGTCCGACGTCGCGGAACGTGCCGTTCAGAAGATCTCGCGTCCAATCCGTCATGCGCGTGCCGCCGACGGAGGTGGAGAAAAACTGGCCGCCCACGAGCCACACGTGGCCGGTGGAGGGCACGTAGTACGTGGCGAAGCGGTTCCGGGCGCCCCCGCCGGTCTGCCGCAGATCGCGGAGCGATGCTTCCCAGTCGGCGGTGGAGAAGCGCGCCGCGGGCGGTGAGCAGGCCTGGCCGCCCATGTTGTACCACTCGATGTCCACGGCGTCGTCGTACGCGTTGACGATGCCCGTGCGATGGTTCGCACCGCGTGCGTAGTGCATCGTGAGGTCGACGAGGAAGTCGCTCTTCTTCGGGCAGTCGCCGCCGCAGTCGGCGAGCACGGTCGCATCCAGGTTCCAGAGCTGCCGCATGAGATCCTGGAAGCACGCGGGGGCCGTTCGCGTGGGGGTGGGCGGGCCCGAATCGGGAATGGCGACCATGGGCACGTTGCCGAAGCGGCGCGCGACGTGCGACGCATTGTAGAAGGCACCGAGGCCGCCGGCGCTCGAGCCGGTGAGAACGACCTGCGATGCATCGGGAAACGTGGCGATGATGCGATCGAGGAAGAGATCCAGGTTCGTGTACCCGACGAACTGCTGCGGGCCGACGCCGGGTACGTTGCCCTGGGGCCTGTTGCCCGCGTGCCAATCTCCGGTGCAATAAGGCACGAACACTTGGTTGTAGTCTGCAAATGGATTCGCCGAATTGCCGCGGTTGAAGATGCCATCGTTGCCCGAACGAGGCCCACCGTTGGCGCGGTTGTTGTCGCAGCTCCACTTGCTGAAGCAGGCGCCGCCCGAGTCGAGGTAGATGAGCACCTTCTTCGACCCGGGGACCCAGTTGACGCCGATACCGGTGCCGGAGCCGTCGCGGCAACGCGCGCCGGGGAAGTCGACCCACGTCCACGTGCGCGCGGGCGCTTGAATTGGACTTGCCGCGGCCACAGCCGAGGGGACGTTTTCCTGCGCCGCGGTTTCCTGCGGTGCGTCGTCGCTGCTGCAGGCCGCGAGCGCGAGGCACGCGCCCAAACCCAGAGCCGAGGTGACCATCGAGGGGCGGTGACGCATCCGAGGAAAAATGATGTACGTCATCATTATCGTCAAGGAGCATTTTGGTTACCCGCGCAACACTCCATTGCTCGCGCCCGCTCTACCGTGGACGGGGGGCGTGGCGGTACGCTCGCTCGATGCGCGTACGTTTCGGACTTTGCATCGCGGCGGTTGGGACGTCGATGGCCGGTGGTGCTCACGCGGCCACGTTTTCGGTGACGACGACGGGGGATGCGGGGGCGGGCTCGTTGCGCGATGCGATCACGCAAGCGAATGCGGCGGCAGGGCCGCACACGATCAACTTGACGGCGACGGGCGCGATCAGCCTGGCGACCGCATTGCCGAACATCGCTCAGGCGACGAAAATCGTCGGGCCGGGGGCGGCGAATCTGTCGGTGCGAGGAAAGACCGGCGGGCGCTTTACGGTTTTCGTCGTCGCGGCGGCGGTCGAGATCTCCGGTGTGACGATTGCCGGTGGTGACGGCGACCGCGCCGGTGGCATCGAGGTTCGCTCCGGCTCGTTGAGCCTCTCCGACAGCGTTCTCGCGGACAACGCGGCCGACATGGGCTCGGCCATTTACGCAAGTGCACCGCTGACCATCACGCGGACGAATATTTCGGGGAACAAGGGCGGGAACGCCGCCATCTATGCCCTCAACACGGCCACGATCACCGACAGCGTCATCTCCGACAACGCGACGACGGCCATCGTATTTCCGCCCGCGGCGCGCGTGCTCACCATCGACCGGTGCACTCTATCGGGCAACAACGGCGCACGAGGCGTGGGCGGCCTGCAGCTTCAAGGCGGTACGGCGGTCGTCACCAACTCGACCTTCTCGGGCAACATCGGTCGTCTGGGCGGTGACTTTTGGACCTATAGCGATGGAGTCACCTTCCAGCTTCTCAATGTGACGGCCATCGGTGGCTCCGCGCCATCGGTCCTGGCGGATCATGCTGCGACCTTCTCGCTGCGCAACACGATCCTCTCCGGCACGGGCGATCGCTGCCGGGTCGCGCGGATGAACATCACCACGAAGGGGCATAACCTTTCCAGTGATGCCACGTGCCAGTTGGCCGACGCCACCGACAAGCCGAGCACGGCGCCCATGGCGGGCGACCTCGCGGACAACGGCGGATTGACCAAGACGCATGCGCTTCTCGCCGGCAGCCCGGCAATCAACGCGGGTGACAACGCCTCATTGCCGGCCACGGATCAACGGGGGCGAGCGCGCATCTCCGGTGCCGCGGTCGACATCGGCGCGTACGAGGTGCAGGAGGACGTCGATGCGGGCACGGACGCTGACGCGGGCACGGGCACCGATACCGATGCGGGCACGGACGCTGGTAGCGATGCGGGGCTCGATGCCTCCTTCGACGCCGGGCCCCGTGACGCGGGCGCCGATGCGGGCGGTGGCGGTGGCGATGACGGTTGCGACATGGCCCCTGGCCGGGGCGGAGGCGGCACGGGTGCGGCCGCATCCGCCCTGGTGCTGGGGTTTCTCTTCGCGCGGCGCCGTCGCGTTACGGGTTGGCGATCGTGATGTCGTCCACGTAACCGCGGAAGTCGCCGGTGAGCGGACCGTAATCGTACGCGATGAGGACGCGGTCGATCGTCTTGCCGGCGAGCCACTGGCCGATGCGTGAGCGCGTTTGTGTCCACGCATTGACGGTTCCGCGCGGCGCGCCCGGGTGCATGCTCACGCCGTTCAAGTCCGTCGCGCCCGAATCACGGAGCGTGGAACCGTCGGTCATGATCAGATCGACCGTGATGTGCTGCCCGAGGCTGTTCTGTGGGTACGTCCAGAACGACAGCTGCGTCGAAGACTGCACCGGGATGTTGACGTCGAACGCCTTGAAGTACGCATGCGACGCGGTGGTCTGCGTGTCGCGCCCGGCGAGACGGAAGGAGCGGCTCGCCGCATGAACGGGCTCGCCCGACACCGCGCCGAACTCCGCGCCCGTCACGCCCTGCATCGCCTCGGTCGTGTTGTTCCAGGACAGCGCGGCATCCGTCTCTTCGGCGCCGCTTCGGAAGAAGACCGGCCCTGCGGTGAGCGGGATGGGAACCTGCGCACTGACCGGATCGAGCCGCTCGATCATGCGCGTGGCCTTGCCGGCCAGGCGGAGATAGAAGTCCGAGGAGACGTACGCGCCATCGGAGCTCAGTGTCAGGAAGTACTGATTCGTCGGCGCCATCGACGAGTCCTCGGCCGCCTTCGCGATGGCCGTGCCCTCGTCGTACTCGTCGAACATGGCAATGTAGGCGGCCGGGATGCCCGCCTCGCGGATGTTCACGGCCTGCCTCCAGAAAAGGTTTCCCTGGCGTCGCGGGAAATCGTTGCGCGGGCCACCGTTCCAATTGGACCAGGCGAATCCGGGGAAAAACACGGGTTGGTAGGCGATGCCGCGCCCGTTGCAGTAGTCGCGATCGGGCACGAGGTAGGTGTTGCGGTGGTTGTCCACCTCGCCGTCGGTCTTGTAGCGCCCCACCGTCCACGGCGAGATCATGTCGAACTTAGCGTAGGTCGCTTCGAA encodes:
- a CDS encoding right-handed parallel beta-helix repeat-containing protein gives rise to the protein MRVRFGLCIAAVGTSMAGGAHAATFSVTTTGDAGAGSLRDAITQANAAAGPHTINLTATGAISLATALPNIAQATKIVGPGAANLSVRGKTGGRFTVFVVAAAVEISGVTIAGGDGDRAGGIEVRSGSLSLSDSVLADNAADMGSAIYASAPLTITRTNISGNKGGNAAIYALNTATITDSVISDNATTAIVFPPAARVLTIDRCTLSGNNGARGVGGLQLQGGTAVVTNSTFSGNIGRLGGDFWTYSDGVTFQLLNVTAIGGSAPSVLADHAATFSLRNTILSGTGDRCRVARMNITTKGHNLSSDATCQLADATDKPSTAPMAGDLADNGGLTKTHALLAGSPAINAGDNASLPATDQRGRARISGAAVDIGAYEVQEDVDAGTDADAGTGTDTDAGTDAGSDAGLDASFDAGPRDAGADAGGGGGDDGCDMAPGRGGGGTGAAASALVLGFLFARRRRVTGWRS
- a CDS encoding ROK family transcriptional regulator gives rise to the protein MMAIKAGEQGWGVGPVRHGTMRDRNLALVLDQIVRHQRITRARLAEMTGFTKTTVSNLLAVLVDAGLVREGGILYEGERRGRPGTAVSVHGAGAAGLGLEINVDYLAACVVDLARRVRYRHVVAADHRGRPPEAVVESLARLAEEALGSASHQGLSVAGATVALPGLLDRERGFLRRAPNLGWSDVPVQKLLQEGLPELRLAVEYDNEANLAALGELWFGAGAQLGDFVHVSGEIGIGAGIVVGGNVFRGAHGFAGELGHIVVEPGGARCGCGARGCLEQMAGQEAILRAAGLDAVAVTSAASAGGSIAALVDRLAKGDDRARSAVRRAGKALGATLAAVVNLFDPDAIVLGGIFSPLAPWAKPSIEKALAKGAGTLRDVLPPLVVSELAGGAAVLGAAGSVASRVTADPALLLEE
- a CDS encoding glycoside hydrolase family 71/99-like protein, translated to MMIIIIKRFRGILGALALATVAAAGCVGAEQEAAPGATAAPEGETRQAIVSQGIKDKVIAGYQGWFTAYGDGSPVERWSHWSRGTYQSNAGAPAPGYQSFELYPDVSEYSAASLFQTGYAPLGNGSPAKLFSSYPTEVVNKHFAWMQQYGIDGAALQRFAGELRDSVFKAHRDSIATKMKNAAEATGRLFYLMYDITGMDEATFVQNVQNDWTSTIVGQLRLTSSSRYAVQDGRPVVSIWGLGFTHNPGTPSQAAALIDWFHAQGVYVIGGVPTNWRTSTGDSKPGFEATYAKFDMISPWTVGRYKTDGEVDNHRNTYLVPDRDYCNGRGIAYQPVFFPGFAWSNWNGGPRNDFPRRQGNLFWRQAVNIREAGIPAAYIAMFDEYDEGTAIAKAAEDSSMAPTNQYFLTLSSDGAYVSSDFYLRLAGKATRMIERLDPVSAQVPIPLTAGPVFFRSGAEETDAALSWNNTTEAMQGVTGAEFGAVSGEPVHAASRSFRLAGRDTQTTASHAYFKAFDVNIPVQSSTQLSFWTYPQNSLGQHITVDLIMTDGSTLRDSGATDLNGVSMHPGAPRGTVNAWTQTRSRIGQWLAGKTIDRVLIAYDYGPLTGDFRGYVDDITIANP
- a CDS encoding pectinacetylesterase family protein, encoding MVTSALGLGACLALAACSSDDAPQETAAQENVPSAVAAASPIQAPARTWTWVDFPGARCRDGSGTGIGVNWVPGSKKVLIYLDSGGACFSKWSCDNNRANGGPRSGNDGIFNRGNSANPFADYNQVFVPYCTGDWHAGNRPQGNVPGVGPQQFVGYTNLDLFLDRIIATFPDASQVVLTGSSAGGLGAFYNASHVARRFGNVPMVAIPDSGPPTPTRTAPACFQDLMRQLWNLDATVLADCGGDCPKKSDFLVDLTMHYARGANHRTGIVNAYDDAVDIEWYNMGGQACSPPAARFSTADWEASLRDLRQTGGGARNRFATYYVPSTGHVWLVGGQFFSTSVGGTRMTDWTRDLLNGTFRDVGP